The following DNA comes from Suncus etruscus isolate mSunEtr1 chromosome 12, mSunEtr1.pri.cur, whole genome shotgun sequence.
CTTTCGACTGGAAACAACGCGTGACTCCCAGGCGTCTCCTGCGGGACTCACAGGACGGGCAAAAACATTTGGCAACCAACAGCTCCCACGGAAAGCAGCGCACAGATTCGAGGAGACTCCAAAACCGGCGGTGGGGAGGCCAGGAAACGACTCTCACGGGAGCCCCGGCCAGGGCCTGGTTTCCCCTCCCCTGCCGGCCATGACAGGGACACCCACTCTCCCGTCCCCTCTGCGTCCCTCGCCCGTGGCGCCTCTGTCCTCGCACGCAGAGCCACCGGCCGGCTCAGTGCAGGAACTCGGCGGACAGGCTCTTGCCCAGGCGGGCGGACCTGAACTTGAGCTCGTGGTAGCACTGCACAAAGCTGTGGTAGATGAAGGTGATGGGCAGGGCCAGCAGCACGATGCCACTGACCACGCACACGCCCCCGAGGATGCGGCCGGGCACCGTGACGGGGTACATGTCCCCGTAGCCCACCGTGGTCATGGAGATGATCACCCACCAGCAGGCGGCCGGGATGCTGGCGAAGTCCTGGTTGGAGGCGTCCAGGTCCAGGCCGTGCTCCAGCAGCTGGGCCAGGGCGCTGAAGATGGCCATGGCGACGCCCACGAAGAGCAGCAGCAGGACCATCTCGCGGTGGCAGCGGCGCAGCGTCAGGCCCAGCGTCTGCAGCCCCACGAAGTGCCGGGCCAGCTTGATGACCCAGAAGATGCGGGTCATGCGGAGCACCCGCAGGGCCACGCCGGCCCGCTGCAGCTGCGAGTCCTCGCCCGTGAGCACCGTCATGAGCACCGACGCGTAGTAGGGCGCGATGGCCAGCAGGTCGATGATGTTGAGCGGCCGCCGGACGAACTCGCACTTGTCCCTGGACACCAGGAAGCGCACCACGCACTCGGCCGTGAACCAGCCGATGCACACGGCCTCGATGATCCTGCGGGAGAGCAGAGGACAGCTCACTCTGGGTGGGCACACAGGGTCCCACACACGCTGCGTGACAGACACGCCAGGACGCATGGACCACGGGGCAGACGGACGCGACGGGACACACGGACCACGGCGCCCACGGACACTCCAGGCTGCACCAGGACGCACAGACCACGGCCACGACAGACACGGGATCCAGGAAGTTCTGGCCCCTGGACTGAGCTCCGCCTGCCACCGACCCGTGGGAGACGGTCTGGCGTGTTCATGGGTCTGGATGAACCTGTGTCAGCCGCCACCATCTGGGGCCACCTCAGTGGACCTGCCCTCAACCAAAGACAACCCTGTACCCGGGCTTGTGAGCAAGGCATGGCCCCTGGCTGctacctccaagcctgccagggctggGGGGCTCCCTAGAGGGTGTCACCTTTGGGGGCCCAGCTGGGGCCTAGGTTCTGACTTCCCCGCATGAGGGCCACAGG
Coding sequences within:
- the KCNG3 gene encoding potassium voltage-gated channel subfamily G member 3 isoform X2 — protein: MARGRGGAAAVVLNVGGARYSLSRERLKDFPLRRVSRLHGCRSERDVLELCDDYDRERNEYFFDRHAEAFGFILRYVRGLGKLRFAPRMCELSFYHEMLYWGLEGAHLDPCCQRRLDERLADAPPCARAPPPVPGVPGVSGVSKAAAAPRWLERMRRTFEEPASSPAAQVLAGVSVLFVVVSMVVLCASTLPDWRAAAADNRSLEDRSRIIEAVCIGWFTAECVVRFLVSRDKCEFVRRPLNIIDLLAIAPYYASVLMTVLTGEDSQLQRAGVALRVLRMTRIFWVIKLARHFVGLQTLGLTLRRCHREMVLLLLFVGVAMAIFSALAQLLEHGLDLDASNQDFASIPAACWWVIISMTTVGYGDMYPVTVPGRILGGVCVVSGIVLLALPITFIYHSFVQCYHELKFRSARLGKSLSAEFLH